The window ATTTTTCAAGCCATAGCGAATCAGACTTTAGATCAAATAGAAATTGAAATAGATGAGCGTGCAGCAACAACTGTGATGTTGGTTTCTGGTGGTTACCCAGAAGCGTATGAAAAAGGAAAAGAGATCACTGGTGTGAAAAACATAACAGAATCTTTAGTTTTTCACGCAGGAGCAAAATTAGATGGAGATAAAATTGTAACTTCTGGTGGACGAGTTATGGCAATAACAAGTTATGGAAATACCTACCAAGAAGCCATAAAAAAATCTTACCAAAGTATAGAAAAACTACATTTTGATAAGATGAATTATCGTAAAGACATTGGCTTTGATCTGTAATTCCTATAAAAAAGAATGTGCAGAAACAGTTTTGTTTTCTTCGTTGTTTTTATCAAATGATCTTAATTGAAGCATCCAGTAAACCATTGCTACAAATCCAATAAGAATAAAAATCCAAGAAATAGTATTTGCTGCAAACCAGTTTTCAAGTTCTAAGTTTTTAATTGCATCTAAAGGTGCAAATAAAACATTTACAAATAGGTCTTGTATTGCGTAAAAGAAATCTTTCATAATAGTAATAATAGTATATTTACAATACAAAAGTACAAAAAGAGTTAATGATTACAAGTATTTTTAGTAAATCTAAGCCAATAAATTTTTTAATCGTTTTTGTAATTACTGCTTTGGCGTTTTTAAGCGTTAAATTAAAGTATACACAAGGGCCTGTTACTAGCGTGTTTGTTATGCAACAACTAGTAACTTTTATGGTTTCTTATTTTTCCATTTTACTATTGAATTTTATTGTAACTAAAAATGAATTAACACTAAAAAGTAATATAGAAATAATCTTATTTAGCCTTTTCTTATTACTAATACCAGAATCATTAATTAGTTCTAGAGTAATTTGGGCTAACTTTTTTATTCTTTTTGCCTTAAGAAGACTAATAAGTTTACGGACTAAAAAAAACATAAAAAGCAAACTGTTTGATGCCACTTTTTGTATCGCTGTTGCTTCCTTGTTCTATTTTTGGGCTATTTTATTTCTTTTTTTAATCCCATTGGTATTATTGTTTCATTCTAGTGATAATATAAGGCATTGGTTAACACCAGTTATTGGTATGGCTACCGTTTTTATATTGTGCGTAAGTGCATCGATATTAATTAATAATACCTATTTAGACTTTTTTAATAGTAACTACAAAACAAGTTTGAACTTTAACAGCTATAACACTTTACAGTTTTTAGTTGCTTTAACGTTACTATTTTCCTTTGGATTTTGGTCTGTTTTTTACTATTTAAAAAACTTTAGAAAGAAAATAAGAACTATTAGACCCGCTTTTAAAACAATTTTGGCAATGTTAATAATTGCTTTTATACTATTTGTTATTGCGCCAAATAAGAACGGAAGTGAACTTTTATTTTTATTTGCACCTTTAGCAATAGTTGTTACTAATTATATTGAAACGATTAAAGAAAAATGGTTTAGAGAGCTATTTTTTGGTGTTTTATTAATTGCTCCATTTGTGTTGTTAATGTTGCACTTTTTTTCCGAAAGCTAAATCACCAGCATCACCTAAACCAGGAACGATATATCCTTTGTCACTTAATTCTGGATCAATGGTACCAATCCATAAATGCGTGTCTTCGCTAAAATTTTCATTTATAAAATCGACACCTTCTTGTGCACCAATTACACTAACTAAATGTACGTTTTTTGGTTTTCCAAAAGGTTTTAAAGCTTCAAAAGTAGCAAGCATGGATTGTCCTGTTGCTAACATGGGATCTGCTAGAATAAGGGTTTTGTTCTCTAAGCTTGGACAAGCTAAATATTCTACTATAATTTCAAAACTATCCGGATCTTTTTTATGGTGTCTATATGCCGAAATAAATGCGTTTTCTGCATCATCAAAATAATTTAATAAGCCATTATGTAATGGTACTCCAGCTCTTAAAATAGAACATAAAACAATGTCATTATTAAGTAAATTCATTTTACAATTACCTAATGGAGTTTCAATAGTCGTTGTGTTGTATTGTAGTGATTTACTCATTTCATAACCCAAAATTTCACCAATGCGTTCTATGTTTCGTCTAAAACGCATACTGTCTTTTTGGATTTTCACATCTCTTATTTCCGAAATAAAAGAATTTAATATGGAATTGTCTTCTGCTAGATTAAATATTTTCATGGGATAAAAATAAGAATAAATTAAATAGTAAGATTGCGAGTTTTACCGATTTTTTAGGAGTTTTGTCTAAAAAAAATGTAATTATTCGAAAATATTAAAAATAGTTCAATTTTGTAATATATTTGATTCCCCTTTTAGAATAATCTACCAGAAATTTCTTGCCTGTTTTATGTTATAGTATGCTATAATTTAAACATAAAACTAACTAACATGAGATTAAAAACTACAATTCTAGCCTTTATGGCTTTTTCTTTTGGTTTTCAGACAATTCAAGCTAATGCTCCGTTAAGCATTGATGGGGAAGCTGCAACTGTTATGATGACCACAGAAGACAATTCATTAATTGTTTCTGCAGGATGTCATATTTACACCGTAAACATGCAGACGTATCAAGCTACTTTATTAACATCCTCTCCTTATGTATCCGAGATAAATTCTTTAGCTGTAGATGCTAGTACAGGATGGATTTTTTACGTTAGTAACCAGGCTTCTAAATATAACTGGACAGTGTATGGTTATAATGTATATGCTAATACGCATAAATCTTTTGGTGATATTAGGTCTTATTTTACTTCTAGCGGGCATGCATATTCCTCTAGAGGTTTAGGCTCTGGGGGTGCTACTTTTTATAATGGTAAACTTTACTTTGCTATGGAGTACCCTTCAAGTTGTTATAACTATAGAACTTCAAGTGGTATTGTAAATGTAAAGGACGAATTACAAAGAGAATTAGAAGGTGTTAAGATTAAAAAAGGTTCTCTTGTAAACACTTCTTTGGAAATAAATACAGGAAGATTAGGTGCAACAGAGACTTTACCTACCGCAAATACTAATCAAACTAAAAGTATAAAAGCGGAAGACAACTATAATTTACGTGATTATGTTTCTGAATCTAGTTTATTGGACAATAGGGTTTCTTCTGCAGGATCTTCAACTGGATCTTTAACAGGATCTAATAGAGGTGTTTCACAACGTGGACATAGCAATTATAGTAGTTATAATAATAAGATTTATTTGCTAGAGGTTTGCTTTAGTAATCTTTCAGACTTTAGTGGAGATTCTTCTAGTATTTCTAATGCTAGTCCTAAATATGATAATGATGGGCATTCTAGTTTTAGATATAAAGGAGAGCTTGGTGATATAGCTGTAAGTGATGACGGAGAAATTTATGCGGTTACAACCTATCAAATTCAACATTTCGATTTTAATACCAATACTTTTAATTGGGCAAATAACGAAGATGTTTATGCGCAAATAGCAAAAGATAAGAACAGTAATTTTCACTTACTTAAAAATAAGAAAACGTGTTCGCATTACGGGTCTTGTTATTCTAGCTGTACTAGAAAAAGTTATGTGCAAAGCTATACAGAGCCATCTCAATTACAAACGTATAATGATATTCAATTAGGAGGTTTAATTGAAATTCATGGTTTATCTGCGGAAGATCAAGGTAAAATAACGGATGCTGCAGATTATTTAAACCTAGTTGTAGATGTTGAAGTTTCTTATAATTTAGAAGGAACCATTTTTGATGACGATAACGAAAACGGAACACAAGAAACGGAAGAATCTAATTTAGATAGCGTTAGTGTAACATTATATGCAGACAGCAATAATAATGGAGCTTTAGATGCAGGTGATCTAGAGTTAAGAGTTACTTCATCAGATGCCAATGGCTATTATAATTTTACAAATATTACAGAAGAAGATATACTTGTAATTGTAACAGTTCCAGAGGATACAGATGAAAATACATACCAAGCAACAACCAGTGAAGTTGTAGTAATTACGGCAACGGAAGATGTTTCTGGAGTGGATTTCGGAATTAACGAAAATAACATAATTAACTATGTTATTGAAGGAGTTGTATTTGATGATGATAATGAAAATGGTCTTTATGAGATGGAAGAGGCGTATTTAAACAACATTCCTGTTATTTTATATGCAGATAGTAATAACAACGGCGCTTTAGATGCAGATGACTTATTGTTAGAAGAAACAACTACAGATGAAAATGGTTATTATTCTTTTACGGAAGTAAGCTATTATAGCGTATTAGTTGAAGTAGTAATATCGGAAGATACAGCAGATAATACTTATACATTAACAACAGATGAGGTTGTCGCTATTCATTCTAATGAAGATGTATCTGGAGTTGATTTTGGTATCAACGAAGAAGAAGTTTTAATGTATACTATTTCTGGTGTCGTATGGGATGACAACAATAGAGATGGTATACATGATGCAACAGAAATGCCTTTACCAGGTATTCTTGTAAATCTATTTAATGATGTAAATGAAAATGGTATTTTAGATGCTGGAGATGAATATCTAGAGACGCAATCTACGTCTTCCACAAACCCTAATTATATCTTTAATAATGTTACGGCAGGTAGTAAAATAGTAAATGCAATAACACCTGAAAATAACCCACCATTCTTGTTTTATACTACTACATTTGATTTAGATGATGAGACTAATAATCCAGATGGTTTTTATGGGTTTAATTTACAGGAAACAACAGAAGGAGTTGATTTTGGTATAGATAAAGTCTTTGGTAACTCTAAAACAGAAGCAGATGGAGGAAAAGACAAAGGAAAATCTGAAGAACCAATACTTGACGATACTGTAATAAGACAATTTACGCAAAACAGTCAAGATTTAGATGAAGAATCTTTAGCGTTATATAATGGTGTGAAGTTATATCCTAATCCTGCTACTAAATACATTATTGTAAAATCAGATTTATTAGATACCAATACTGTTATTAAAGTTTACAGTATTACTGGGAAGTTAATTCTGACTAAAGATTACAGTACAGCGTCTAATATAAGTGAAGTAAAACTTAACTTAGAACAATTAAGTGCTGGATTATATCTTGCGAAAATTTCAACTAAGGAAAATAAAACCATAGTTAAAAGGTTTGTTAAACAATAATTAATCAAATTTAATTGAATTCCAAAAAGCCGCTTTTAGCGGCTTTTTGGTTTCAAAAATGTATATTTGTAATCAAATAAATTAAAAAATGTTTTCAGAAAAAGCCAATAAAATATTTCAAGACGTAATTAATACCTATCACGTTTTAAATACTGTAGATCAACCTTTCACTAATATTTATAATAAAGAAACCAATTTATTAGAACATTTATTATACAGAAAATGTTGGATTGATACGGTACAATGGCATTATGAAGACATTATTAGAGACCCACAAATAGACCCTGTTGCTGCTTTAGCATTAAAACGTCAAATAGATGCTTCTAACCAAGATAGAACAGATATGGTAGAGTATATTGATAGTTATTTTTTAGAGAAAAATAAAAATGTTTCTGTAAAAGAAAATGCGACAATTAATACCGAAAGCCCTGCTTGGGGTGTAGATAGATTATCTATTTTAGCTTTAAAAGTATATCACATGCATGAAGAAGCAACTAGAGAAAATGCTTCAGACGCACATAAAGCAGCTTGTCAAAAAAAATTAGACATCTTATTAGAACAACGTGTAGATTTATCAACAGCAATAGATACCTTGTTAAAAGATATTGCAAATGGTGATAAATACATGAAAGTTTACAAGCAAATGAAAATGTATAATGACGATGAGTTAAACCCAGTTTTACGTTCACTGAAGTAATACATAATTT is drawn from Lacinutrix sp. WUR7 and contains these coding sequences:
- a CDS encoding uracil phosphoribosyltransferase, which produces MKDFFYAIQDLFVNVLFAPLDAIKNLELENWFAANTISWIFILIGFVAMVYWMLQLRSFDKNNEENKTVSAHSFL
- a CDS encoding DUF6427 family protein, encoding MITSIFSKSKPINFLIVFVITALAFLSVKLKYTQGPVTSVFVMQQLVTFMVSYFSILLLNFIVTKNELTLKSNIEIILFSLFLLLIPESLISSRVIWANFFILFALRRLISLRTKKNIKSKLFDATFCIAVASLFYFWAILFLFLIPLVLLFHSSDNIRHWLTPVIGMATVFILCVSASILINNTYLDFFNSNYKTSLNFNSYNTLQFLVALTLLFSFGFWSVFYYLKNFRKKIRTIRPAFKTILAMLIIAFILFVIAPNKNGSELLFLFAPLAIVVTNYIETIKEKWFRELFFGVLLIAPFVLLMLHFFSES
- the upp gene encoding uracil phosphoribosyltransferase — encoded protein: MKIFNLAEDNSILNSFISEIRDVKIQKDSMRFRRNIERIGEILGYEMSKSLQYNTTTIETPLGNCKMNLLNNDIVLCSILRAGVPLHNGLLNYFDDAENAFISAYRHHKKDPDSFEIIVEYLACPSLENKTLILADPMLATGQSMLATFEALKPFGKPKNVHLVSVIGAQEGVDFINENFSEDTHLWIGTIDPELSDKGYIVPGLGDAGDLAFGKKVQH
- a CDS encoding SdrD B-like domain-containing protein, with the protein product MRLKTTILAFMAFSFGFQTIQANAPLSIDGEAATVMMTTEDNSLIVSAGCHIYTVNMQTYQATLLTSSPYVSEINSLAVDASTGWIFYVSNQASKYNWTVYGYNVYANTHKSFGDIRSYFTSSGHAYSSRGLGSGGATFYNGKLYFAMEYPSSCYNYRTSSGIVNVKDELQRELEGVKIKKGSLVNTSLEINTGRLGATETLPTANTNQTKSIKAEDNYNLRDYVSESSLLDNRVSSAGSSTGSLTGSNRGVSQRGHSNYSSYNNKIYLLEVCFSNLSDFSGDSSSISNASPKYDNDGHSSFRYKGELGDIAVSDDGEIYAVTTYQIQHFDFNTNTFNWANNEDVYAQIAKDKNSNFHLLKNKKTCSHYGSCYSSCTRKSYVQSYTEPSQLQTYNDIQLGGLIEIHGLSAEDQGKITDAADYLNLVVDVEVSYNLEGTIFDDDNENGTQETEESNLDSVSVTLYADSNNNGALDAGDLELRVTSSDANGYYNFTNITEEDILVIVTVPEDTDENTYQATTSEVVVITATEDVSGVDFGINENNIINYVIEGVVFDDDNENGLYEMEEAYLNNIPVILYADSNNNGALDADDLLLEETTTDENGYYSFTEVSYYSVLVEVVISEDTADNTYTLTTDEVVAIHSNEDVSGVDFGINEEEVLMYTISGVVWDDNNRDGIHDATEMPLPGILVNLFNDVNENGILDAGDEYLETQSTSSTNPNYIFNNVTAGSKIVNAITPENNPPFLFYTTTFDLDDETNNPDGFYGFNLQETTEGVDFGIDKVFGNSKTEADGGKDKGKSEEPILDDTVIRQFTQNSQDLDEESLALYNGVKLYPNPATKYIIVKSDLLDTNTVIKVYSITGKLILTKDYSTASNISEVKLNLEQLSAGLYLAKISTKENKTIVKRFVKQ
- a CDS encoding DUF4254 domain-containing protein; protein product: MFSEKANKIFQDVINTYHVLNTVDQPFTNIYNKETNLLEHLLYRKCWIDTVQWHYEDIIRDPQIDPVAALALKRQIDASNQDRTDMVEYIDSYFLEKNKNVSVKENATINTESPAWGVDRLSILALKVYHMHEEATRENASDAHKAACQKKLDILLEQRVDLSTAIDTLLKDIANGDKYMKVYKQMKMYNDDELNPVLRSLK